In Pirellulales bacterium, the genomic window TGACCGTATTGGACGCAAATGAACAGCGTGAACATTAGAGGCCTGTCGGCGCGACTGAATCGGTTGCCGCAGTAATTCACCATTCCTTCAGCAATTTCACGGTGAACCTTTCTCCAAAGGACCCACGCGATCGACCAACACAGGGCCGCAACTAAAATTCCAAAGATGAAGAACGGAAATAAAGAAGGCATCCCCCCATGATACCCGGCGAGAGGGAACGGCTTAAGATCGCGATTGCTTTACGTCACCCAGCCGAATACCTATCCGGCCAACCCGCGGGCGGCGTACTGCGTAGGATCGGCCATGCCGGCACTCTGGAACGCCTGCATCCTTTCCGCACATTTGTTGCAGCGGCCACAATGCAGTCCCTCGCGGGGATCGATGCAAGAGAAAGTCAGTTCCAGCGGGTAAGCCCTCCCCAACTCCATAACCTGGCGTTTGGTCATCTGGGCGAAGGGGCGTTCGATATGAACCTGCCCGCCAGTCGCCAGATTGAGCGCTTGCTCGTAAGCGGCAAAGAACTTGTCCGTGGCGTCGGGGAAAGGGTTCGAGGCCAAGGGCGCAAGCGCG contains:
- a CDS encoding 7-cyano-7-deazaguanine synthase; amino-acid sequence: ALAPLASNPFPDATDKFFAAYEQALNLATGGQVHIERPFAQMTKRQVMELGRAYPLELTFSCIDPREGLHCGRCNKCAERMQAFQSAGMADPTQYAARGLAG